In Promicromonospora sp. Populi, one genomic interval encodes:
- a CDS encoding proline racemase family protein, which yields MIPSSVATTDYHTAGEPFRIVAEPPVPLPGDSVADRRVRALASADAQGLRQLLCSEPRGHADMYGGFIVPPDDDGAHLGVLFWHQDGFSTACGHGTIALGAWAVDTGLVPGPDDGTVDVVIDVPSGRVTARVHRAAGRTVAIDFVNVPSYVLARDLAVPTSRGVAAATLVYGGAIYASVDATTLGLSVDPASYGDLIAVGREIKHALDADGAAVHPEDPRLSGVYGTILWEELGDDADATVHQRNVTVFADGQVDRSPCGSGTCARLAILADDGRVGVGGPTLHHESIVGSTFTGAVVGTTREGERPAVIPQVTGMAYRTGEHRFVVDAADPLGPGFVLR from the coding sequence GTGATCCCGTCGAGCGTCGCCACCACCGACTACCACACAGCCGGCGAGCCGTTCCGGATCGTCGCGGAGCCCCCGGTGCCGCTGCCGGGTGATTCGGTGGCCGACCGCCGGGTCCGCGCCCTGGCGAGCGCGGACGCCCAGGGGCTGCGGCAGCTCCTGTGCTCCGAGCCGCGCGGACACGCGGACATGTACGGGGGCTTCATCGTCCCGCCGGACGACGACGGCGCTCACCTCGGCGTGCTCTTCTGGCACCAGGACGGGTTCTCGACGGCGTGCGGGCACGGCACCATCGCGCTGGGCGCCTGGGCCGTGGACACCGGCCTGGTCCCGGGGCCTGACGACGGGACGGTCGACGTCGTGATCGACGTACCCTCTGGCCGGGTCACCGCGCGGGTACATCGGGCGGCCGGGCGGACGGTCGCGATCGACTTCGTCAACGTGCCCAGCTACGTGCTCGCCCGCGACCTGGCCGTACCCACCTCGCGGGGCGTCGCGGCGGCGACCCTGGTCTACGGCGGGGCGATCTACGCGAGCGTGGACGCGACGACGCTCGGCCTGTCGGTGGACCCGGCGAGCTACGGGGACCTCATCGCGGTGGGGCGCGAGATCAAGCATGCCCTGGACGCCGACGGCGCCGCGGTCCACCCCGAGGACCCGCGCCTGAGCGGGGTGTACGGCACGATCCTGTGGGAGGAGCTGGGCGACGACGCCGACGCCACCGTGCACCAGCGCAACGTCACCGTCTTCGCCGACGGCCAGGTCGACCGGTCCCCCTGCGGCTCGGGCACGTGCGCACGCCTGGCGATCCTGGCCGACGACGGCCGGGTCGGCGTAGGCGGCCCGACGCTGCACCACGAGTCGATAGTCGGCTCGACGTTCACCGGCGCCGTCGTCGGCACAACGCGGGAAGGCGAACGACCAGCGGTGATTCCCCAGGTCACCGGCATGGCGTACCGCACGGGCGAGCACCGGTTCGTGGTCGACGCAGCCGACCCCCTCGGCCCAGGGTTTGTGCTCCGATGA
- a CDS encoding flavin-containing monooxygenase produces the protein MTAAHQDPHGAAHVDVAVVGAGLAGVGLGARLRRAGRTDFAILERADDVGGTWRDNVYPGVACDIPSALYSYSFLPQPAWSRVFAPGAEIHRYVQDVARAEGVDQHLRLGTSLTGARWDDDEATWHLSTSRGPLSARVLVTAVGRLSEPRVPEIPGLGTFPGRVFHSARWDQDLPAGLRVGVVGTGASAVQLVPELARRAASVVVLQRTPPWVLPRGDRAYAPGEARPGRDELAEEADRLFEARLAGTTAEAALRERAEAHLRAQVPDPELRALLTPDYAVGCKRALFSDDWYPALQQPGVTLEPSAPVAVEGSALVAASGARYEVDVLVLATGFETTRPPFAELVTGRGAQTLAEHWADGMTSHASTVVHGFPNLFVLDGPNAGLGHHSALEVIEAQIGYVLGALDHLDANDAPLEVSAAAEAAYTREIDQRAAGTVWLRGGCRSWYVDERSGRLTLLWPGRAAEYRERFAVFDPTPFPRPVGTPSR, from the coding sequence GTGACGGCCGCGCACCAGGACCCGCACGGGGCCGCCCACGTCGACGTCGCGGTCGTTGGCGCCGGGCTGGCCGGGGTCGGCCTCGGCGCCCGCCTGCGGCGCGCCGGCCGCACGGACTTCGCGATCCTGGAGCGGGCGGACGACGTCGGCGGCACCTGGCGCGACAACGTCTACCCGGGCGTCGCGTGCGACATCCCCAGCGCCCTGTACTCCTATTCGTTCCTGCCGCAGCCCGCCTGGTCGCGGGTGTTCGCGCCGGGCGCCGAGATCCACCGGTACGTGCAAGACGTAGCGCGGGCCGAGGGCGTGGATCAGCATCTACGCCTCGGCACCTCGCTCACTGGTGCCCGCTGGGACGACGACGAGGCCACGTGGCACCTGTCGACGTCGCGCGGGCCGTTGAGCGCGCGGGTCCTGGTGACCGCCGTCGGCCGGCTCAGCGAGCCCCGGGTGCCCGAGATCCCGGGGCTCGGCACGTTCCCCGGGCGGGTGTTCCACTCGGCCCGGTGGGACCAGGACCTGCCCGCCGGGCTACGGGTCGGCGTGGTCGGCACGGGGGCGAGCGCCGTACAGCTGGTGCCGGAGCTAGCCCGCCGGGCGGCGTCCGTCGTCGTATTGCAGCGCACCCCGCCCTGGGTGCTGCCGCGGGGCGACCGGGCGTACGCGCCCGGCGAGGCCCGGCCCGGCCGGGACGAGCTCGCGGAGGAGGCGGACCGCCTCTTCGAGGCGCGGCTGGCAGGCACGACGGCGGAGGCCGCGCTCCGCGAACGCGCCGAAGCCCACCTGCGCGCCCAGGTGCCGGACCCGGAGCTGCGGGCGCTGCTCACCCCGGACTACGCGGTGGGCTGCAAGCGCGCGCTGTTCAGCGACGACTGGTACCCGGCCCTGCAACAGCCCGGCGTCACGCTTGAACCGAGCGCGCCGGTCGCGGTAGAGGGCTCGGCGCTGGTCGCGGCGTCGGGCGCCCGGTACGAGGTGGACGTGCTGGTGCTGGCCACGGGGTTCGAGACCACCCGCCCACCGTTCGCCGAGCTCGTGACCGGCCGGGGGGCGCAGACGCTCGCCGAGCACTGGGCCGACGGCATGACCAGCCATGCCTCCACGGTGGTGCACGGATTCCCGAACCTGTTCGTGCTGGACGGGCCCAACGCGGGACTTGGCCATCATTCGGCGCTGGAGGTGATCGAGGCGCAGATCGGCTACGTGCTCGGGGCGCTCGACCACCTGGACGCGAACGACGCGCCGCTGGAGGTATCGGCCGCGGCCGAGGCCGCCTATACGCGCGAGATCGACCAGCGCGCCGCCGGGACCGTGTGGCTGCGCGGCGGCTGCCGCTCCTGGTACGTGGACGAGCGCTCGGGCCGCCTCACGCTCCTGTGGCCGGGCCGCGCCGCGGAGTACCGCGAGCGCTTCGCCGTATTCGACCCGACGCCGTTCCCCCGGCCCGTGGGCACCCCGTCCAGATGA